A window from Cellulomonas sp. C5510 encodes these proteins:
- a CDS encoding UPF0182 family protein, with protein sequence MTFANPSARPPRGPRPPRPPRGAGRRRPSPIAITVVVLALVVLAVLVLAQVWTEVLWFDQLGFAEVLWTQWLTRAALFVAGFLVMGGAVFASLAVGYRTRPVYAPSNQEQISLDSYREAIEPLRRVVLVAGPAVLGLFAGIAASQQWSTIQLWLHSTEVGTDDPQWGMDLSFYMFELPGMRFVVSFLMAVTVLAGIAGVATQYLYGGFRVGGSSAAPRMTRAARVHLSSVAAVLMVLIAANYFLDRYSILTREGDRFEGASYTDVNAVIPSKGILAVVALLVAVMFVITAVRGTWRIPALGVGVMVVSAIAIGGIYPAVVQRFQVNPNQQDAEAPYIQRNIDATLAAYDLEDVETTDYDASVTAEPGALREDAETTASIRLLDPQVVSDSFRQLEQIRGFYSFPDTLSVDRYDIEDESRDTVIAVRELDLDGLDQQRRNWTNDTTVYTHGFGVVAAYGNTTTSTGAPEFWEGGIPSSGQMGEYEPRIYFGQSSPTYSIVGAPDGQEWELDYPDDESGGAVNTSFPTDEVSAGPSIGSLWNKLLYAIKFGSEQILFSERVTPESQILYDRTPVDRVQKVAPYLTLDGRVYPAVVDGRVKWIVDGYTTSDQYPYAAAQSLEDATTDSLTQASATIEALQPETVNYIRNSVKATVDAYDGSVTLYAWDAEDPVLQAWSKVFDTSLSPVSEISSELMNHIRYPEDLFKVQRTLLGTYHVTDPGQFFSGNDAWRTPNDPTAGDQNVAQPPYYLTLEMPGQDAAAFSLMSSYVPAGANARDVLTGYVAVDAEAGSAAGEPAEGYGKIRLLELPRDSTVPGPNQMNNNFTSNPEVSQQLNLLRQGDSEVIQGNLLTLPVGGGLLYVQPVYVQAATGTQFPLLQRVLVAFGDEIGFASTLDEALDQVFGGDDGTQAGDAGNEIAPPPTDGDTGGDAGGDTGDGSATPAPTPTAPADGGDSADAQTRLSQALEDANQAILDGQRALADGDFAAYGEAQDRLQAALDAAVAADNDLNAGG encoded by the coding sequence GCCAACCCGTCCGCCCGACCACCGCGGGGACCGCGCCCGCCCCGGCCGCCCCGAGGGGCCGGCCGCCGCCGCCCGAGCCCCATCGCCATCACGGTCGTCGTGCTCGCCCTCGTGGTGCTCGCGGTGCTCGTCCTCGCCCAGGTGTGGACCGAGGTGCTGTGGTTCGACCAGCTCGGGTTCGCCGAGGTGCTGTGGACCCAGTGGCTGACCCGCGCCGCACTGTTCGTCGCCGGCTTCCTCGTCATGGGTGGGGCGGTGTTCGCGAGCCTCGCGGTCGGCTACCGCACGCGGCCCGTCTACGCGCCGTCCAACCAGGAGCAGATCAGCCTCGACTCCTACCGCGAGGCGATCGAGCCGCTGCGTCGGGTGGTGCTGGTCGCCGGGCCGGCCGTCCTCGGGCTGTTCGCCGGCATCGCCGCGTCCCAGCAGTGGAGCACCATCCAGCTCTGGCTGCACAGCACCGAGGTCGGCACGGACGACCCCCAGTGGGGGATGGACCTCTCGTTCTACATGTTCGAGCTGCCCGGCATGCGGTTCGTCGTCAGCTTCCTCATGGCCGTCACCGTCCTCGCCGGGATCGCCGGCGTCGCGACGCAGTACCTGTACGGCGGCTTCCGGGTCGGCGGCTCCAGCGCGGCGCCCCGCATGACGCGCGCCGCCCGGGTGCACCTGTCGTCCGTCGCGGCGGTGCTCATGGTGCTCATCGCGGCCAACTACTTCCTCGACCGGTACTCGATCCTCACGCGCGAGGGCGACCGGTTCGAGGGTGCGTCCTACACCGACGTGAACGCCGTGATCCCGTCCAAGGGCATCCTGGCGGTCGTGGCGCTGCTCGTGGCCGTCATGTTCGTGATCACGGCGGTGCGCGGCACGTGGCGGATCCCCGCGCTGGGCGTGGGCGTCATGGTGGTGTCGGCCATCGCGATCGGCGGCATCTACCCGGCGGTCGTCCAGCGGTTCCAGGTGAACCCGAACCAGCAGGACGCCGAGGCGCCGTACATCCAGCGCAACATCGACGCGACCCTCGCGGCGTACGACCTCGAGGACGTGGAGACCACCGACTACGACGCGAGCGTCACCGCCGAGCCGGGCGCGCTGCGCGAGGACGCCGAGACCACCGCGTCGATCCGGCTGCTGGACCCGCAGGTCGTCTCCGACTCGTTCCGGCAGCTCGAGCAGATCCGCGGGTTCTACTCGTTCCCCGACACGCTGTCGGTCGACCGGTACGACATCGAGGACGAGAGCCGCGACACGGTCATCGCGGTGCGCGAGCTCGACCTGGACGGCCTGGACCAGCAGCGCCGCAACTGGACCAACGACACCACCGTGTACACGCACGGCTTCGGCGTCGTCGCCGCCTACGGCAACACCACGACCTCGACCGGGGCGCCCGAGTTCTGGGAGGGCGGCATCCCGTCGTCCGGTCAGATGGGGGAGTACGAGCCGCGCATCTACTTCGGCCAGAGCTCGCCCACGTACTCGATCGTCGGCGCGCCCGACGGCCAGGAGTGGGAGCTCGACTACCCGGACGACGAGTCCGGTGGCGCCGTGAACACCTCGTTCCCGACGGACGAGGTCTCGGCCGGCCCGTCCATCGGCTCCCTGTGGAACAAGCTGCTCTACGCGATCAAGTTCGGCTCGGAGCAGATCCTGTTCTCCGAGCGCGTCACGCCCGAGTCGCAGATCCTCTACGACCGCACCCCGGTGGACCGCGTGCAGAAGGTGGCGCCGTACCTGACGCTCGACGGCCGCGTGTACCCCGCGGTGGTCGACGGCCGGGTCAAGTGGATCGTGGACGGGTACACCACGTCGGACCAGTACCCGTACGCCGCCGCGCAGTCCCTCGAGGACGCGACGACCGACTCCCTCACGCAGGCGTCCGCGACCATCGAGGCCCTGCAGCCCGAGACGGTGAACTACATCCGCAACTCGGTGAAGGCCACGGTCGACGCCTACGACGGCTCGGTCACCCTCTACGCGTGGGACGCCGAGGACCCGGTGCTCCAGGCGTGGAGCAAGGTGTTCGACACGTCGCTCTCCCCGGTGTCGGAGATCAGCTCCGAGCTCATGAACCACATCCGGTACCCCGAGGACCTGTTCAAGGTGCAGCGCACGCTGCTCGGCACGTACCACGTGACCGACCCCGGTCAGTTCTTCTCCGGCAACGACGCGTGGCGCACGCCGAACGACCCGACCGCCGGGGACCAGAACGTCGCGCAGCCGCCGTACTACCTGACGCTCGAGATGCCCGGGCAGGACGCCGCGGCGTTCTCGCTCATGTCGTCGTACGTGCCGGCCGGTGCGAACGCCCGCGACGTGCTCACCGGGTACGTCGCGGTCGACGCCGAGGCGGGGTCCGCAGCCGGGGAACCCGCGGAGGGCTACGGGAAGATCCGGCTGCTCGAGCTGCCGCGTGACTCCACGGTGCCCGGGCCCAACCAGATGAACAACAACTTCACGTCGAACCCCGAGGTCTCCCAGCAGCTCAACCTGCTGCGGCAGGGCGACTCCGAGGTCATCCAGGGCAACCTGCTCACGCTGCCCGTCGGCGGCGGCCTGCTGTACGTGCAGCCCGTGTACGTCCAGGCGGCCACCGGCACGCAGTTCCCGCTGCTGCAGCGCGTGCTCGTGGCGTTCGGCGACGAGATCGGGTTCGCCAGCACCCTCGACGAGGCGCTGGACCAGGTGTTCGGCGGGGACGACGGCACCCAGGCGGGCGACGCCGGCAACGAGATCGCCCCGCCGCCCACCGACGGCGACACCGGTGGGGACGCGGGCGGCGACACGGGTGACGGCAGCGCCACCCCGGCGCCGACGCCGACCGCACCGGCGGACGGCGGCGACAGCGCGGACGCGCAGACCCGGCTCAGCCAGGCGCTCGAGGACGCCAACCAGGCGATCCTCGACGGCCAGCGGGCGCTCGCGGACGGCGACTTCGCCGCCTACGGCGAGGCCCAGGACCGGCTGCAGGCGGCGCTGGACGCGGCCGTGGCCGCCGACAACGACCTGAACGCCGGGGGCTGA